From the genome of Cellulosilyticum sp. I15G10I2, one region includes:
- the ligA gene encoding NAD-dependent DNA ligase LigA: MRSDQMSRMKELVELLNRAAYAYEQQDTEIMSNYEYDKLYDELKNLEEQTGIILAGSVTQKVGYGVVSSLPKIMHTQKMLSLDKTKDSERLKTFLGAEEGLLSWKLDGLTIVCTYEAGKLVRAVTRGNGEIGEDVTNNAKVFKNLPLKIDYEESLVIRGEAIITYSDFHKINEKLGEKEEKYKNPRNLCSGSVRQLNSKITADRKVRFFAFAIVEGGMAFQTKSEQIDWLSLKGFETVEYKKVTQATLERCVKYFAEEISNKDFASDGLVLTYNDIFYAKGLGETAKFPRDSIAFKWQDEIAETQIINIEWNTSRTGLINPVAIFEPVEIEGTTVERASVHNLSILEDLKLGIGDTVKVYKANMIIPQISENVTPTGPVKAPDACPVCGAHTIIKQEKASKTLYCTNTNCKAQRLRAFVHFTSRDAMNIEGLSEATIDKFLKKGYLQEFSSLYHLEGYKESIVQIEGFGEKSYQNLMQSIEKSRDVGLAQFIYALGIVQVGLNTAKLICKHFNYEIDQMIHAKEEELKNISGIGPVIAREFSAYFSLEVNQVMVQNMLKELHLRQESVAAIPESQIKDHTFVITGEVYHFKNRKELQAKIEELGGKVTGSVSKSTHYLINNDNASSSSKNKKAKAFGIPIITEENFLELIKA, encoded by the coding sequence ATGCGTAGTGATCAAATGAGCAGAATGAAAGAATTGGTAGAGCTATTAAATAGAGCGGCTTATGCATATGAACAGCAAGATACAGAAATAATGAGTAACTATGAATATGATAAGCTTTATGATGAACTTAAGAATCTTGAAGAACAGACAGGCATTATTCTTGCAGGAAGTGTTACCCAAAAGGTAGGTTATGGTGTTGTAAGCAGCTTACCTAAAATAATGCATACACAGAAAATGCTTTCACTAGATAAAACTAAAGACAGTGAGAGGCTTAAAACATTTTTAGGTGCCGAGGAAGGGCTCTTATCCTGGAAGTTGGATGGCCTTACGATTGTATGTACTTATGAGGCAGGTAAACTTGTCCGTGCAGTTACAAGAGGAAATGGAGAAATTGGCGAAGATGTTACTAATAATGCAAAAGTATTTAAAAATCTTCCGCTGAAAATAGATTATGAAGAGTCACTTGTCATAAGAGGTGAAGCGATTATTACTTATTCAGACTTTCATAAAATCAATGAAAAACTAGGTGAAAAAGAAGAAAAATATAAAAATCCTAGAAACCTATGCAGCGGCAGTGTAAGACAGCTTAATTCCAAAATTACGGCAGATAGAAAAGTTAGGTTTTTTGCCTTTGCGATTGTAGAAGGTGGTATGGCGTTTCAGACAAAGAGTGAGCAGATAGATTGGTTAAGTTTAAAGGGATTTGAAACTGTAGAGTATAAGAAAGTTACACAAGCAACCCTAGAAAGGTGCGTTAAATACTTCGCAGAAGAAATATCAAATAAAGACTTTGCATCAGATGGGCTTGTACTGACTTATAATGATATTTTTTATGCTAAAGGGCTTGGTGAAACAGCAAAATTTCCAAGAGACTCAATTGCCTTTAAATGGCAGGATGAAATAGCAGAGACACAAATTATTAATATTGAATGGAATACATCTCGTACAGGGCTTATTAATCCAGTAGCTATTTTTGAACCGGTAGAGATCGAAGGGACTACTGTGGAGCGAGCTAGTGTCCACAATTTAAGTATATTAGAAGATCTAAAACTTGGAATAGGGGATACCGTAAAGGTATATAAAGCCAATATGATCATCCCTCAGATTTCAGAGAATGTAACCCCAACTGGACCTGTTAAAGCGCCAGATGCATGTCCGGTGTGCGGCGCACATACCATTATTAAACAAGAGAAAGCATCGAAGACACTCTATTGTACAAATACCAACTGTAAAGCGCAGCGCTTAAGAGCTTTTGTACATTTTACAAGTCGTGATGCTATGAATATTGAAGGACTTTCAGAAGCGACAATCGATAAATTTCTTAAGAAAGGTTATTTGCAGGAATTTAGTTCGCTTTATCATTTAGAAGGCTATAAGGAATCAATCGTTCAAATAGAGGGGTTTGGAGAAAAGTCTTATCAGAACCTAATGCAATCTATTGAAAAATCAAGAGATGTTGGCCTTGCACAGTTTATCTATGCACTAGGGATTGTACAAGTTGGACTAAATACAGCTAAGCTTATCTGTAAACATTTTAATTATGAAATTGATCAAATGATACATGCAAAAGAGGAAGAACTAAAAAATATTTCAGGGATTGGCCCGGTTATTGCAAGAGAGTTCAGTGCCTATTTCAGTTTGGAAGTTAATCAAGTTATGGTGCAGAATATGCTGAAAGAACTTCACTTAAGACAGGAGAGTGTGGCTGCTATACCGGAATCACAGATTAAAGACCATACGTTTGTTATAACCGGAGAAGTTTATCACTTTAAAAACCGTAAGGAGCTGCAAGCTAAAATAGAAGAACTAGGTGGTAAAGTAACAGGTTCTGTGAGTAAGAGTACGCATTATCTAATTAATAATGACAATGCGTCAAGCTCTAGTAAAAACAAGAAAGCTAAAGCATTTGGCATCCCGATTATTACAGAAGAGAATTTTTTAGAACTTATAAAAGCTTAG
- a CDS encoding glutamate-5-semialdehyde dehydrogenase, with translation MDIYEAAQNARKAAIQLAAIDGDKKNEALRAIAKALEKNKHAIEKANSIDLENSEKEQAAMPLLKRLKFGEEKIKDVVQGIQSLIGLEDPVGKIQLKTELDKDLILTRIASPIGVIGVIFESRPDALVQISALCLKSGNAVLLKGGSEAKETNKILFQIIKKATEDIGIPTGWIALMENRQDVNAILKMDKFIDLLIPRGSNEFVSYIMKNSNIPVMGHADGICHTYVDQEADSDLAVKVVTDSKVQYVAVCNALETLLVHQEIAPIFLPKLKASLDQYKVLIKGCEKTRNIIHAEAADEADWQTEYLDYILSIKIVDNLQEAIDHINNYGSGHTDCIVTKNEETAAQFMMLVDSGNVFHNVSTRFSDGFRYGFGAEVGVSTAKIHARGPVGIEGLLIYKYKLCGNGHIVADYATGEKHFTHKKIITL, from the coding sequence ATGGATATATATGAGGCAGCCCAAAACGCAAGAAAGGCAGCTATTCAATTAGCAGCCATAGATGGCGATAAGAAGAATGAAGCATTAAGAGCTATTGCTAAAGCCCTTGAGAAAAATAAGCATGCAATAGAAAAAGCCAATAGCATAGATCTAGAAAACAGCGAAAAAGAACAAGCAGCTATGCCGCTTTTAAAAAGATTGAAGTTTGGTGAAGAGAAAATAAAAGACGTAGTACAAGGCATACAAAGTCTTATAGGTCTTGAAGATCCAGTTGGTAAGATTCAGCTTAAGACAGAATTAGATAAAGATTTAATCTTAACTAGGATTGCATCACCCATTGGTGTTATAGGCGTTATCTTTGAATCGAGACCTGATGCACTTGTTCAGATCTCTGCACTATGTTTAAAAAGTGGTAATGCTGTACTCCTTAAAGGTGGCAGCGAGGCAAAAGAAACGAATAAAATACTTTTTCAAATTATAAAAAAAGCAACAGAAGACATAGGTATACCTACGGGCTGGATAGCGCTTATGGAAAATAGGCAAGATGTAAATGCCATTCTTAAAATGGATAAGTTTATAGATCTGCTTATTCCAAGAGGATCTAATGAGTTTGTAAGCTATATTATGAAAAATTCTAATATCCCTGTTATGGGACATGCGGATGGCATATGCCATACTTATGTGGATCAAGAAGCAGATAGTGATCTTGCAGTCAAAGTAGTAACAGATTCAAAAGTACAGTATGTAGCAGTATGTAATGCATTAGAAACACTACTCGTTCATCAAGAGATTGCTCCTATATTTCTGCCAAAGCTTAAAGCATCTCTAGATCAATACAAAGTGCTTATAAAAGGATGCGAAAAAACGAGAAACATCATTCATGCAGAAGCTGCAGATGAAGCAGATTGGCAAACCGAGTATCTGGACTATATACTTTCTATTAAAATAGTAGATAATCTTCAAGAAGCAATAGATCATATTAATAACTACGGCTCAGGCCATACAGATTGTATTGTGACGAAGAATGAAGAAACAGCAGCTCAGTTTATGATGCTAGTTGATTCAGGGAATGTTTTTCATAATGTATCGACAAGATTTAGTGATGGATTTAGATATGGGTTTGGTGCAGAAGTAGGTGTAAGTACAGCTAAGATTCATGCAAGAGGCCCTGTAGGCATAGAAGGACTACTCATTTATAAATATAAGCTATGTGGAAATGGACACATCGTAGCAGATTATGCAACCGGTGAAAAACATTTTACACATAAAAAAATAATAACATTGTAG
- a CDS encoding UDP-glucose--hexose-1-phosphate uridylyltransferase, with the protein MNNVCALIDRLIEISIANHIISERDIIYARNRLLALLQETEYDPSDSLNLDLYQTLDALGDIAAEKAIIADSLYAKDIFTSTIMDVFLPVPSIIEENFYNAYKRSPKEATDFFYNLSQSSNYIKMSRIAKNIQFKSDSKYGPIDITINLSKPEKDPKEIALLKTAPPNKYPACLLCIENEGYEGTLKLPDRANHRMINLNLNDKEWMLQYSPYLYYNEHCILLSKKHEPMKMTKASFYNLLHFVEKFPHYFIGSNADIPIVGGSILSHEHYQGGCYQFPIHSAGTLWEFKISKFPHVTCKVLNWPLSTIQLYGENLEDVAECTDYIYTAWQSYSDEEAEILSHTEDVPHNTITPIAQNDGRQFVMSVVLRNNRTTSEHPLGIFHPHADVQHIKKENIGLIEVMGLAILPGRLLEEIEAIKAYLQGLSDEVSDYHKPWANQLKTNYSREMAIDLYLQKALGDKFVRVLEDAGVFKLNDFGIQRFKAFIDTL; encoded by the coding sequence ATGAACAATGTATGTGCACTTATTGACAGGCTTATTGAAATTTCTATAGCAAATCATATCATTTCAGAAAGAGATATCATTTATGCCCGCAATAGATTACTTGCTCTATTGCAAGAAACAGAGTATGACCCCTCTGACAGTTTGAACCTGGATCTTTATCAAACCTTAGATGCACTGGGTGATATTGCTGCAGAAAAAGCTATTATCGCAGACAGTCTCTATGCTAAAGATATTTTTACAAGTACTATTATGGATGTCTTTTTACCTGTGCCTTCTATCATAGAAGAAAATTTTTATAACGCGTATAAAAGATCGCCTAAGGAGGCTACTGACTTTTTTTACAATCTTAGTCAAAGTTCAAACTATATTAAAATGAGCCGTATTGCTAAAAATATACAGTTTAAATCTGATTCTAAATATGGTCCTATAGATATCACTATTAACCTTTCTAAACCTGAAAAGGATCCTAAAGAGATTGCCCTTCTTAAAACGGCACCGCCTAATAAATATCCTGCTTGTTTATTATGTATTGAAAACGAGGGATATGAAGGTACGCTCAAACTTCCTGATAGGGCCAACCATCGTATGATAAACCTTAATCTTAATGATAAAGAATGGATGCTGCAATATTCGCCTTATCTTTATTACAACGAACACTGTATTTTACTTTCTAAAAAGCATGAGCCTATGAAAATGACCAAAGCGAGTTTTTATAATTTACTGCATTTTGTTGAGAAGTTTCCGCATTATTTTATAGGTTCAAACGCCGATATCCCTATAGTAGGTGGTTCTATTTTATCTCACGAACACTACCAAGGCGGCTGTTACCAGTTTCCGATTCATTCTGCAGGTACATTATGGGAGTTTAAAATCTCAAAATTTCCTCATGTAACTTGTAAAGTCTTAAATTGGCCTCTTTCTACCATTCAGTTATATGGAGAAAATTTAGAAGATGTTGCTGAATGTACAGACTATATTTATACTGCATGGCAATCTTATTCTGATGAAGAAGCTGAGATTCTTTCTCATACAGAGGATGTGCCTCATAATACAATAACTCCGATTGCACAAAACGACGGTCGCCAATTTGTGATGAGTGTGGTGCTTAGAAATAATCGTACTACAAGTGAACATCCTCTTGGTATATTCCACCCCCACGCAGATGTTCAGCATATCAAAAAAGAAAATATCGGACTAATAGAGGTTATGGGCCTTGCTATACTCCCCGGAAGACTTCTTGAAGAAATTGAGGCTATTAAAGCGTATTTACAAGGCCTAAGTGATGAGGTTTCAGATTATCATAAGCCATGGGCTAATCAGTTAAAAACTAATTACTCCCGTGAAATGGCTATAGATCTATACTTGCAAAAAGCACTGGGTGATAAATTTGTAAGGGTATTAGAAGATGCAGGAGTATTTAAGTTAAATGATTTTGGCATTCAAAGATTTAAAGCTTTTATTGACACTTTATAG
- a CDS encoding undecaprenyl-diphosphate phosphatase: MTILEAIIQGIVQGITEFLPVSSSGHLALYQHFTGMAPESSTFVMAVLHLGTLLAVFIAFYKTIWELIKEAFNMLGDIFTLKFTLKNMNLNRKMIMMLIVATIPLLILIPFKSIYDNIVRQGSLIILGACFLFTSTVLFLADRKDHGRKAIKEMKYGNALFIGFFQALAIFPGVSRSGSTISSSLIAGFSKEFAVKFSFILGIPAILGGSLIEIKDALEVGSNLEILPMLVGFIAAALSGFLSIKAIAWLVKTDKYKVFAIYTLIVGLATVVLGIVQAL, translated from the coding sequence ATGACAATTTTAGAAGCAATCATACAAGGTATTGTACAAGGAATTACAGAGTTTTTACCTGTATCAAGTTCAGGGCATCTTGCATTATATCAACACTTTACAGGAATGGCGCCGGAAAGTTCCACTTTCGTTATGGCTGTACTTCATTTAGGCACACTACTGGCAGTTTTTATAGCTTTCTATAAGACGATTTGGGAGCTTATTAAAGAGGCGTTTAATATGTTGGGAGATATTTTTACGCTTAAATTTACTTTGAAAAATATGAACTTAAATAGAAAAATGATTATGATGCTGATCGTAGCAACGATACCTTTACTTATTTTAATACCCTTTAAGTCCATTTATGATAATATTGTGAGGCAAGGGAGTCTTATTATATTAGGGGCATGTTTCTTGTTTACTTCAACAGTGCTCTTTCTAGCAGATCGAAAAGATCATGGAAGAAAAGCGATTAAAGAAATGAAATATGGTAATGCGCTTTTTATCGGTTTTTTTCAAGCACTTGCTATATTCCCTGGGGTATCTCGTTCAGGTTCTACAATAAGCAGTTCATTAATAGCTGGGTTTTCAAAAGAATTTGCAGTTAAATTTTCATTTATACTAGGTATACCAGCAATATTGGGCGGAAGTTTAATTGAGATAAAAGATGCTCTGGAAGTAGGTTCCAATCTTGAAATCTTACCTATGCTAGTGGGATTTATAGCTGCAGCACTATCAGGTTTTCTTTCTATAAAAGCTATTGCCTGGTTAGTTAAGACGGATAAGTATAAAGTGTTTGCAATTTATACTTTAATAGTTGGACTTGCAACTGTTGTTTTAGGAATAGTACAAGCATTATAA
- a CDS encoding peptidylprolyl isomerase yields MKCNKCDNMNPEDQIYCLECGEQLSEEQETVQEEQAVEEEQVTDDTEVSHITNEEPTGFQEEIGTKKSKHTKLIAGIVLLIAVGIFIALYANQKPSADQLKDAANSPAEQLPESSQSDQIVVVIGGEEITHPVFNLYFWITQQQFESAGPNIWEMETGGRKTLDIAKENTLDNISLVIAAKQKAEALGLELSKEDQDLVYEQANTIIMNNTELVEKLKFDIKDMERFLKYDFTIQKVVEGLRDNYTPSEDEINTQMEQIKAGYETATVKHVLIASKDEKARELAQEVLNKAIAGEDMAELAKVYSEDPGSKDSGGEYTFPRGQMVPQFEEASFTGEIGKVYPELVETDYGYHIIKVEARDVGALEQIKQDSEGMLKTQYAQDELIKLSKALSVEKTDLYNKIDIIK; encoded by the coding sequence ATGAAATGTAATAAGTGCGACAATATGAATCCAGAGGATCAAATATACTGTTTAGAATGTGGAGAACAGTTAAGTGAAGAGCAAGAGACTGTTCAAGAAGAACAAGCGGTAGAGGAAGAACAAGTAACAGATGATACAGAAGTAAGTCATATAACGAATGAGGAACCAACTGGATTTCAAGAAGAAATTGGTACTAAAAAAAGTAAGCATACTAAATTAATTGCAGGGATTGTACTTCTAATAGCTGTTGGAATATTTATAGCGTTGTACGCTAATCAAAAACCTTCAGCAGATCAATTAAAAGATGCGGCTAATAGTCCAGCAGAACAATTACCAGAGAGTAGTCAGAGTGATCAAATTGTAGTTGTAATAGGTGGAGAAGAGATCACACATCCCGTTTTCAACTTATACTTTTGGATTACACAGCAACAGTTTGAAAGTGCTGGGCCTAACATATGGGAAATGGAGACGGGCGGACGCAAAACATTAGATATAGCTAAGGAAAATACATTGGATAATATTAGTCTCGTTATTGCAGCTAAGCAAAAAGCTGAAGCCCTAGGATTAGAATTATCCAAAGAGGATCAAGATCTTGTTTATGAACAGGCCAATACAATTATAATGAATAATACAGAGTTAGTAGAGAAATTAAAATTTGATATTAAAGATATGGAGAGATTTCTTAAGTATGATTTTACGATACAAAAGGTTGTAGAAGGTTTAAGGGATAATTATACACCAAGTGAAGACGAGATTAATACGCAAATGGAGCAGATTAAAGCGGGTTACGAGACTGCAACAGTAAAACATGTCCTTATTGCCAGTAAAGATGAAAAAGCAAGGGAACTTGCACAAGAAGTTTTAAATAAGGCAATAGCAGGTGAAGATATGGCAGAGCTTGCTAAAGTTTATTCAGAAGATCCAGGGTCAAAAGACAGTGGCGGAGAGTATACGTTCCCAAGAGGCCAAATGGTACCACAGTTTGAAGAGGCTTCATTTACAGGAGAAATAGGAAAAGTATATCCAGAACTTGTAGAGACAGACTATGGTTATCATATCATTAAGGTAGAAGCTAGAGATGTGGGAGCTCTTGAACAAATAAAACAAGATAGTGAAGGCATGCTTAAAACACAATATGCTCAAGATGAACTCATTAAGCTCAGCAAAGCTTTATCTGTAGAAAAAACAGATCTGTATAATAAAATAGACATCATTAAATAA
- a CDS encoding NADH peroxidase, protein MKKYVCTICGYVHEGDEAPEKCPICKAPASKFTEQAAELAWADEHRIGVAQGLDERVVEGLRQNFMGECTEVGMYLAMSRQADREGFPEVAEAYKRIAIEEAEHAAKFAELLGEVVTGDTRKNLQMRVDAENGACQGKKDLATLAKELGYDAVHDTVHEMCKDEARHGQAFAGLLKRYFK, encoded by the coding sequence ATGAAAAAATATGTATGTACAATCTGTGGTTATGTTCATGAGGGAGATGAAGCACCAGAAAAATGTCCTATTTGTAAGGCGCCAGCATCAAAATTTACTGAGCAGGCAGCAGAACTTGCATGGGCAGATGAACATAGAATAGGTGTAGCACAAGGCTTAGATGAGAGAGTAGTAGAGGGTCTTCGTCAAAACTTTATGGGTGAATGTACTGAAGTTGGTATGTATCTTGCAATGAGTCGTCAAGCGGATAGAGAAGGATTTCCAGAAGTTGCAGAAGCCTATAAACGTATTGCAATAGAAGAAGCTGAGCATGCTGCTAAGTTTGCAGAACTTCTTGGTGAAGTTGTAACAGGTGATACACGCAAAAACCTTCAAATGAGAGTAGATGCAGAAAATGGTGCCTGTCAAGGTAAAAAAGACCTTGCAACTCTTGCTAAAGAGTTAGGTTATGATGCAGTTCATGATACAGTACATGAAATGTGCAAAGATGAAGCAAGACATGGCCAGGCATTTGCAGGACTTTTAAAAAGATATTTCAAATAA
- a CDS encoding TMEM165/GDT1 family protein has product MTRELLSAFLLVFVAEMGDKTQILAMMFATRYKARSVLAGVFIGSLLNHGLAVLLGNQLGCLIPLTLLGTIAGLAFIYFAFTSLRYEEGEKEELINYKSPIITVASAFFIGELGDKTQLAAITLSMDAVCPWEILIGTVGAMVATSVMGIWVGSKIGKNIPDIFIKTFSAALFFVFGIIKLSTLFWNKVDTLFIVMEAVVISAAFIWTMIKFIQSYYTNKSA; this is encoded by the coding sequence ATGACGAGAGAATTATTGAGTGCCTTTTTGCTTGTATTTGTTGCAGAGATGGGAGATAAAACACAGATTTTAGCGATGATGTTTGCAACGAGATATAAGGCAAGGTCTGTTTTGGCAGGCGTATTTATAGGCTCGCTGCTTAATCATGGACTCGCTGTGCTGCTCGGCAACCAGCTAGGGTGTCTCATACCCCTCACATTACTTGGCACTATCGCTGGATTAGCTTTTATATATTTTGCTTTTACCTCTTTAAGATATGAAGAAGGGGAGAAAGAAGAATTAATCAATTATAAAAGTCCTATTATTACAGTAGCATCAGCTTTTTTTATAGGTGAGCTGGGAGATAAAACGCAGCTTGCAGCGATTACACTATCCATGGATGCTGTGTGTCCATGGGAGATTTTAATAGGGACAGTAGGCGCAATGGTAGCAACGAGTGTAATGGGTATATGGGTGGGAAGTAAGATAGGAAAGAATATCCCGGATATTTTTATTAAAACATTTTCCGCGGCTTTATTTTTTGTATTTGGGATAATAAAACTTAGCACACTTTTTTGGAATAAGGTAGACACGCTATTTATAGTTATGGAAGCAGTAGTTATAAGTGCGGCCTTTATTTGGACAATGATAAAATTTATTCAGTCTTATTATACAAATAAATCTGCATAG
- a CDS encoding galactokinase: MDLSFFQEKFTAVFETRPKASFFAPGRVNLIGEHIDYNGGLVFPCAITLGTYGSVSKRSDKLFRVYSLNFESLGIIEFSLDDLAYNSAHNWCNYLKGVLKYLLAAGHTIDSGLNIAIFGNIPNGSGLSSSASLEILMCKICTDIYDLNLSSVEAALLGKKVENEYIGVNSGIMDQFAIALGKEEHALLLDCNTQKYQHIPFQIEGYSIVIMNTNKRRELADSKYNERRSECESALLKLKKSFNIQALCDLKEENLDEAAAIINHPTEFKRVKHTITENTRVIAATKALEARDLITFGKLLNASHLSLKDDYEVTGRELDTLAQAAWNTEGVLGARMTGAGFGGCAIALVADENVEIFIEKVNAAYTKEIGYEASFYIASIGNGPKQIH; the protein is encoded by the coding sequence ATGGATCTATCATTTTTTCAAGAAAAATTTACTGCTGTATTTGAAACCCGTCCGAAAGCCAGTTTTTTTGCACCAGGGAGAGTTAATTTAATTGGTGAACATATTGATTATAATGGCGGCCTTGTTTTCCCTTGTGCCATTACCTTAGGCACATATGGCAGTGTCAGTAAACGCTCTGATAAACTCTTCAGAGTCTATTCTTTAAACTTTGAAAGCTTAGGAATCATCGAGTTCTCATTAGATGATTTAGCCTATAATAGTGCACATAATTGGTGTAATTATTTAAAAGGTGTTCTTAAATATTTGCTCGCTGCTGGTCATACTATAGATTCAGGCCTTAATATCGCTATATTTGGAAATATCCCTAATGGTTCAGGCCTTTCTTCTTCAGCCTCTTTAGAAATTTTAATGTGTAAAATATGCACAGATATATATGATCTCAATCTTAGCAGCGTAGAAGCCGCTCTTTTAGGCAAAAAAGTCGAAAATGAATATATTGGTGTCAACAGTGGTATTATGGATCAATTTGCTATTGCACTTGGCAAAGAAGAGCACGCCCTACTTCTAGATTGTAATACCCAAAAATATCAGCACATTCCTTTTCAAATAGAAGGGTATAGTATTGTTATTATGAATACTAACAAACGCCGCGAACTAGCTGATTCTAAATATAACGAACGCCGCAGCGAATGTGAAAGTGCCCTTTTGAAACTCAAAAAAAGTTTTAATATCCAAGCTTTATGTGATCTTAAGGAAGAAAACTTAGATGAGGCTGCTGCAATCATTAATCATCCTACAGAATTCAAACGGGTTAAGCACACTATTACAGAAAACACACGGGTTATAGCTGCCACTAAAGCGCTTGAAGCTCGCGATCTTATCACCTTTGGCAAACTTCTTAATGCCTCTCATCTGTCTCTTAAAGATGATTATGAAGTCACTGGCAGAGAATTAGATACCCTTGCCCAAGCTGCATGGAACACCGAAGGGGTTCTTGGCGCACGTATGACAGGCGCTGGTTTTGGAGGTTGTGCCATTGCCCTTGTAGCGGACGAAAATGTAGAAATATTTATAGAAAAGGTTAATGCAGCGTATACAAAAGAAATTGGCTATGAAGCTTCATTCTATATTGCTTCAATAGGCAATGGCCCTAAACAAATTCATTAA
- the galE gene encoding UDP-glucose 4-epimerase GalE has translation MKILIVGGAGYIGSHAVKQLVENHFDVVVIDSLETGYRESVPSHLPFYQVDIKNKEALKEVFIKEKFDGVIHFAANSLVGESMTKPLKYYNNNVHGTQILLEVMVETGVKYIVFSSTAATYGNVETMPITEDMATHPTNTYGETKLAIEKMMSWTNKAHDFHFVCLRYFNVAGADASAAIGEAHNPETHLIPLVLQVPLGQRSHITVYGNDYPTQDGTCIRDYIHVTDLVDAHILALDYLMKGGQSNIFNLGSNSGYSVLEIINAAREVTGHEIPLAIGEKRAGDPAVLIASSTKAKEVLNWSPHYTDVKTIISSAWNWHQSHPQGYKGE, from the coding sequence ATGAAAATACTTATAGTTGGCGGCGCAGGTTATATTGGTTCTCATGCTGTTAAACAGCTTGTTGAAAATCATTTTGATGTAGTTGTTATAGATAGTTTAGAAACAGGTTATAGAGAAAGTGTTCCAAGTCATCTTCCTTTTTATCAGGTAGATATCAAAAACAAAGAAGCACTTAAAGAAGTATTTATTAAGGAAAAATTTGATGGGGTTATTCATTTTGCAGCCAATTCTTTAGTGGGAGAATCTATGACTAAGCCTCTTAAATACTATAATAACAATGTACATGGCACACAAATTTTATTAGAAGTTATGGTAGAAACAGGTGTTAAATATATTGTCTTTTCTTCTACAGCTGCAACGTATGGTAATGTTGAAACGATGCCTATTACTGAGGATATGGCGACACATCCTACAAACACTTATGGTGAAACAAAGCTTGCTATCGAAAAAATGATGAGTTGGACAAATAAAGCACATGACTTTCACTTTGTTTGTCTAAGATATTTTAATGTGGCGGGGGCAGATGCAAGTGCTGCAATCGGGGAGGCGCATAACCCAGAAACCCATCTCATTCCACTAGTTCTTCAAGTCCCCCTAGGTCAAAGATCTCATATTACCGTTTATGGCAATGACTATCCAACTCAAGATGGTACTTGTATCAGGGACTATATTCACGTTACAGATCTCGTGGATGCACACATTCTTGCCCTTGATTATCTTATGAAAGGCGGTCAGAGCAATATCTTTAATCTCGGCAGTAACAGCGGCTATTCAGTTTTAGAGATTATCAATGCTGCCAGAGAAGTAACAGGTCATGAAATTCCTTTAGCAATCGGCGAAAAACGTGCTGGAGATCCTGCTGTCTTAATTGCTTCTTCTACAAAGGCTAAAGAAGTTCTTAACTGGTCTCCACACTATACAGATGTAAAAACCATCATTTCTAGTGCTTGGAATTGGCATCAATCTCATCCCCAAGGCTATAAAGGAGAATAA